In Vicugna pacos chromosome 1, VicPac4, whole genome shotgun sequence, a single window of DNA contains:
- the GPR87 gene encoding G-protein coupled receptor 87 — translation MGLNLTLAKLPDDELHGQGNHTASNVSDGPGMNTTVNNKFDTIVLPGLYLVIFVASILLNGLAVWIFFHIRNKTSFIFYLKNIVVADLIMTLTFPFRIVHDAGFGPWYFKFILCRYTSVLFYANMYTSIMFLGLISIDRYLKVVKPFGDSRMYSITFTKVLSICVWVLMAVLSLPNIILTNGQPTRENIHDCIQLKSPLGVKWHKVIVYVNSCLFVAVLVILIGCYIAISRYIHKSSRQFISQSSRKRKHNQSIRVVVAVFFTCFLPYHLCRIPFTFSNLDKLLDESAHKILYYCKEMTLFLSACNVCLDPIIYFFMCRSFSRRLFKKSNIRTRSESIRSLQSVRRSEVRIYYDYTDV, via the coding sequence ATGATGAGCTGCACGGCCAAGGCAATCACACTGCAAGTAACGTGAGCGATGGACCAGGAATGAACACCACCGTTAACAACAAATTTGACACCATCGTCTTGCCTGGGCTCTACCTCGTTATATTTGTGGCAAGCATCCTGCTGAATGGTCTAGCCGTGTGGATCTTCTTCCACATTAGGAATAAAACTAGCTTCATATTTTATCTCAAAAACATAGTGGTCGCTGACCTCATAATGACGCTGACATTTCCCTTTCGAATAGTCCACGATGCAGGATTTGGACCCTGGTACTTCAAGTTTATCCTCTGCAGATACACTTCAGTCCTATTTTATGCAAACATGTATACTTCCATCATGTTTCTTGGGCTGATAAGTATCGACCGCTACCTGAAGGTGGTAAAGCCATTTGGCGACTCTCGCATGTACAGCATAACTTTTACGAAGGTTTTATCTATTTGTGTTTGGGTGCTCATGGCTGTTCTGTCCTTGCCAAACATCATTCTAACAAATGGTCAACCAACTAGGGAAAATATTCATGACTGCATCCAGCTCAAGAGTCCCTTGGGAGTGAAATGGCATAAGGTCATTGTCTATGTCAACAGCTGCCTGTTTGTGGCTGTGCTGGTGATACTGATCGGATGTTACATAGCCATATCCAGGTACATCCATAAATCCAGCCGGCAATTCATAAGCCAGTCGAGCCGAAAGCGAAAACATAACCAGAGCATCAGAGTGGTGGTGGCTGTGTTTTTTACCTGCTTTCTGCCCTATCACTTATGCAGGATTCCTTTTACTTTTAGTAACTTGGACAAACTTTTAGACGAATCAGCACACAAAATCCTGTATTACTGCAAAGAAATGACACTCTTCTTGTCCGCATGCAACGTGTGCCTGGATCCAATAATTTACTTTTTCATGTGTCGCTCATTTTCAAGAAGGCtattcaagaaatcaaatatCAGAACCAGAAGCGAAAGCATCCGATCACTGCAAAGTGTCAGAAGATCAGAGGTCCGCATATACTATGATTATACTGATGTGTAA